A DNA window from Acetilactobacillus jinshanensis contains the following coding sequences:
- a CDS encoding (S)-acetoin forming diacetyl reductase, with product MSKKVALVTGGSQGIGKAIVDTLSKDGFAVAVVARKKAKIDKVVKDVNANGGHAIGLIADVSDRDQVFAAVKNTIKKLGDLNVMVSNAGVAPTTPIDQVRPHDLQMTMNINLGGVIWGIQAASQAFRKLGHPGKIINACSQAGQYGNPNLTDYGASKFAIRGVTQTTAQELAKFGITVNAYCPGIVKTPMMKDIAVKVAKNANKPVEWGWKQFSKNIALGRLSTPQDVANLVSFLASQKSNYITGQSILVDGGMVFR from the coding sequence ATGTCTAAAAAAGTAGCATTAGTTACCGGTGGTAGCCAGGGAATTGGTAAAGCCATCGTTGACACATTAAGTAAAGACGGTTTTGCCGTTGCCGTTGTTGCCCGTAAGAAAGCTAAGATTGACAAAGTTGTTAAGGACGTTAACGCCAATGGAGGCCATGCTATTGGTTTAATTGCCGACGTATCCGACCGTGATCAGGTCTTTGCTGCTGTTAAGAACACCATCAAGAAGTTAGGTGATCTTAACGTCATGGTAAGTAACGCTGGGGTCGCTCCAACCACACCGATCGATCAGGTCCGTCCGCACGACTTACAGATGACCATGAACATCAACTTAGGTGGTGTGATTTGGGGTATCCAGGCTGCATCCCAGGCTTTCCGTAAGCTCGGTCATCCTGGCAAGATTATCAACGCTTGTTCTCAAGCCGGCCAGTACGGTAACCCTAACTTAACTGATTACGGTGCATCCAAGTTCGCCATCCGTGGAGTTACTCAGACGACCGCTCAAGAATTAGCTAAGTTCGGTATTACGGTTAATGCATACTGCCCAGGGATCGTTAAGACACCGATGATGAAGGACATTGCCGTTAAGGTTGCCAAGAACGCTAACAAACCAGTTGAATGGGGCTGGAAGCAGTTCTCTAAGAACATTGCTTTAGGTCGTTTATCCACGCCGCAAGACGTTGCCAACTTGGTATCATTCTTAGCTAGTCAGAAGTCCAATTACATTACGGGCCAATCAATCCTAGTTGATGGTGGTATGGTCTTCAGATAA
- a CDS encoding IS982 family transposase: MLDQVQYTNNHSLIQFQSCIHTIKPLYKAFISKNFRRRRNVNHSKLTDVEVIALLCLQALLGINARLRFYHFILDNGVISPNRMPEESRFNRICNRDGVILQIIRWQLIIRYVYPKYSIIDSLPMPLCKYVRNTRATLLNRYANIGFKSTKKMYYYGFKGSFEVSDSGIVLAYTITKASIHDIKMVKTLVDEFPCQHILADEGYISKALKADLAKHGIWFWTPLRSNMKQYSYDDSLLRRLRRHIETVFSRLNQLFHIEHNTGRSLNGFQTRLEQALLVDTLLKLKILN, encoded by the coding sequence ATGCTCGACCAAGTTCAGTATACTAATAATCACTCGTTAATACAATTTCAATCCTGTATTCATACCATTAAACCACTTTATAAAGCCTTTATTTCCAAGAACTTTCGCCGAAGGCGAAATGTTAATCATTCAAAATTAACAGATGTAGAAGTAATCGCTTTATTATGTCTACAAGCGTTATTAGGCATAAACGCTAGACTTAGGTTTTATCATTTTATACTTGATAATGGCGTGATAAGTCCTAATAGAATGCCTGAAGAATCACGTTTCAACAGAATTTGTAATCGAGATGGCGTCATTCTTCAAATTATTCGTTGGCAACTTATTATACGATACGTATATCCAAAGTATTCGATAATTGACAGTTTACCGATGCCATTATGTAAGTATGTCCGTAATACAAGAGCTACGCTCTTAAATCGTTATGCAAATATCGGCTTTAAATCTACTAAAAAGATGTATTACTACGGATTCAAAGGTAGTTTTGAAGTATCCGATTCGGGTATAGTTCTTGCATACACCATTACTAAGGCATCTATTCATGATATTAAAATGGTTAAAACATTAGTTGATGAATTTCCATGTCAGCATATTCTAGCTGATGAAGGATATATTAGTAAGGCTTTGAAAGCAGATTTAGCTAAGCATGGAATTTGGTTCTGGACGCCATTACGTTCAAACATGAAACAATATTCCTACGATGATAGCCTACTAAGGCGACTACGTCGCCACATTGAAACGGTATTCTCTAGATTGAATCAATTATTTCATATTGAACATAATACTGGCAGGTCACTTAATGGATTTCAGACAAGGTTGGAGCAAGCATTATTAGTTGATACACTATTAAAATTAAAAATACTGAACTAG
- a CDS encoding thymidine kinase: MAQFFYYYGAMNSGKSMDILRIAHNYHEEGKHVLVMTSATDTREKTGEVKSRMGPSCKAYPIRNDTNVYDVIKKFKEKVPKVSCVMIDEAQFLKRHHVLELAKVVDDLNIPVMAFGLKNDFQNHLFEGSENLLIYADKIREIKTVCWFCGKKATMNLRFHNGKPVYNGKQIEVGGNETYKPVCRYHFYHPNLKLLKRTTIKDN, translated from the coding sequence ATGGCGCAATTCTTCTATTACTATGGAGCAATGAACAGCGGTAAAAGTATGGACATCTTACGGATCGCCCATAATTATCACGAGGAAGGCAAACACGTCCTGGTCATGACCAGTGCGACCGACACCCGTGAAAAGACCGGTGAAGTCAAATCGCGAATGGGTCCCAGTTGCAAAGCTTACCCGATCCGAAACGATACCAACGTCTACGACGTGATCAAGAAATTCAAAGAAAAGGTCCCCAAGGTCTCGTGTGTAATGATCGATGAAGCCCAGTTCTTAAAGCGGCATCACGTTTTAGAATTAGCTAAAGTTGTCGATGATTTGAATATCCCGGTTATGGCCTTTGGTCTAAAGAATGACTTCCAGAACCACCTGTTCGAAGGTTCAGAGAACCTGCTGATCTATGCCGATAAGATCCGTGAAATCAAAACGGTCTGCTGGTTCTGCGGTAAGAAAGCCACGATGAACCTTCGTTTCCATAATGGCAAACCTGTATATAATGGGAAGCAAATTGAAGTTGGCGGTAACGAAACCTATAAACCGGTCTGCCGTTATCATTTCTACCACCCCAACTTAAAACTATTAAAACGAACCACGATCAAAGATAATTAA
- a CDS encoding VIT1/CCC1 transporter family protein: protein MEKAKKKTLNQRINVIRASVMGANDGILSIAGIVIGVAGASASNFAIFISGIAGMIAGTVSMTMGEYTSVSTEKDSQRHAILHEKYALKTNYKGECDAIRNKYLKTGMKRSLADQAVKEMMSKEPLVSAVRERYGFDINDFTSPYAAAIASMISFPTGSILPLASIGLAPMHLRIIDTFLAVIIALAITGYIAAIISNARRFHSLMRNVISGTLTMIVTYIIGRLL, encoded by the coding sequence ATGGAAAAAGCTAAAAAGAAGACGTTAAACCAAAGGATTAACGTTATTCGTGCCAGCGTGATGGGCGCGAACGACGGGATTCTATCGATTGCCGGAATCGTTATCGGGGTCGCTGGTGCATCTGCCAGTAACTTCGCAATTTTTATTTCCGGGATTGCCGGGATGATTGCCGGTACCGTCTCCATGACGATGGGCGAGTATACATCCGTCAGTACCGAAAAGGATTCGCAGCGTCACGCCATCCTCCATGAGAAATACGCGTTAAAGACTAATTACAAGGGTGAGTGCGATGCCATCAGAAATAAGTATTTAAAGACCGGGATGAAGCGATCGTTAGCTGATCAAGCCGTTAAGGAAATGATGAGCAAGGAACCGTTGGTGTCAGCCGTTCGTGAACGCTATGGCTTCGACATCAATGATTTTACTAGTCCTTATGCTGCGGCAATTGCTTCGATGATTTCGTTCCCGACGGGTTCAATTCTGCCATTAGCTTCAATTGGTTTAGCCCCAATGCATTTACGTATCATCGACACGTTCCTTGCCGTCATCATCGCTTTAGCCATCACCGGTTACATTGCCGCAATCATTAGTAACGCCAGACGGTTTCACTCTTTGATGAGAAACGTGATTTCAGGAACGTTAACGATGATCGTTACCTATATTATTGGTAGATTACTTTAA
- a CDS encoding alpha/beta hydrolase, whose translation MRIASLRSNNPKNIKIAEQAHENWKHADNIRDQGLNPKPKDIIKHTNLEYGPDKKHNLIDVYRPANAKIGKLPLIIDMHGKGFVYGSRKTYQFYCMHLARAGFEVVSYDYRLAPKYPFPCAWDDTQMAVRWCVKNAYRYGFDLQHVFIIGDSAGANLAEEYLTLYTNPIAAAKFDFKRPPINIMGGVFNCGVFFINKILGYVNPVESTYYTHQVTQHYPDFVHIDNYIKRPFLPVFVQTASDDDMINQSFRMDQLLIDHEIPHLYKIYGSDDFPREHDFQIDQSDPIADRCDDDELSFFKRLLKRENVQNLNEKQLSQITI comes from the coding sequence ATGCGAATTGCCAGTTTAAGAAGTAATAACCCAAAGAACATCAAGATAGCCGAACAAGCCCATGAAAATTGGAAACATGCCGATAATATTCGTGATCAAGGGCTAAATCCGAAACCGAAAGATATCATTAAACACACTAATCTAGAGTACGGACCTGATAAAAAACATAATTTAATCGATGTCTATCGACCAGCCAACGCTAAGATCGGTAAGTTGCCATTAATTATCGATATGCACGGCAAAGGTTTTGTCTATGGATCCCGGAAGACGTATCAATTCTACTGTATGCACCTAGCACGAGCCGGATTTGAAGTGGTCAGCTATGATTACCGACTGGCACCGAAATACCCGTTCCCCTGTGCATGGGACGACACTCAGATGGCTGTTCGGTGGTGCGTTAAGAACGCCTATCGATATGGCTTTGATCTCCAGCACGTCTTCATAATTGGTGACAGTGCTGGTGCTAACTTGGCCGAAGAATACCTAACTTTATACACTAACCCAATCGCCGCAGCTAAATTCGATTTTAAGCGCCCGCCAATTAATATTATGGGTGGCGTTTTTAACTGTGGTGTTTTCTTTATCAATAAGATCCTTGGTTACGTCAATCCGGTCGAAAGTACGTATTATACACACCAGGTTACTCAACATTACCCGGATTTCGTTCACATCGATAACTACATTAAGCGACCGTTCCTACCAGTCTTTGTCCAGACGGCATCCGATGACGACATGATCAACCAGTCGTTCCGCATGGATCAACTATTAATCGACCATGAGATTCCTCACCTCTATAAGATCTACGGTAGTGATGATTTCCCTCGTGAGCATGATTTTCAGATTGATCAAAGTGACCCGATCGCTGATCGATGTGACGATGATGAACTTAGTTTCTTTAAACGGTTACTGAAAAGGGAAAACGTCCAGAACCTTAACGAAAAGCAGTTATCCCAGATTACGATTTAA
- a CDS encoding MFS transporter, with translation MNKDDDLDSPVNKRKRAIVFGAILVPSLIISSGKAITPALPPMLKYFSNVPISIFDLISTAQQLSALITLFISIWVAKKIGIKRTIGLGILITAVLGILPAFSDNFIFILLTRIGWGLGLGLLNALAIDSINIYFRYDERTRIRMSGYRTAMEPLGQCVLDILMGLLVMINWHLSFLSYGLIFLILIYFWKDFPTKYDKDVTATKAVKTGKAKAPKLSKKHVFHLVSLVCGLSFLMIFMVMANVCCFIEVPNLIHFLHIGNPGEAGLIIGLNTIFATFVNASFGHIYGWIHRYTVTAGVIMIAIGTILEATASNIWMLALGAICSGMAFPMFGTYSYALVGRVVPVKYETFTISILITGSNLGSFLGPLGTHYLGIFMNPTNSLVGIIRHSFVVMFIISVITVIVMTTFQAISSYHKHAKKMRAQRANA, from the coding sequence ATGAATAAAGACGATGATTTGGATAGTCCGGTCAACAAGCGCAAGCGCGCAATCGTGTTTGGTGCGATACTGGTACCATCCCTAATTATTTCATCCGGGAAAGCCATCACCCCGGCGTTGCCACCGATGTTAAAGTACTTCTCGAATGTTCCAATTAGTATCTTTGATTTAATCAGTACGGCTCAACAATTATCTGCACTGATTACACTGTTTATCTCGATTTGGGTTGCCAAAAAGATTGGGATTAAACGAACGATTGGCTTAGGTATTTTAATTACTGCAGTCTTAGGTATTTTGCCAGCCTTCAGTGATAACTTTATTTTCATTCTGTTAACACGAATTGGTTGGGGCCTTGGTCTAGGTCTATTGAATGCCCTAGCAATTGATTCAATTAACATTTACTTCCGTTACGATGAACGGACACGAATCAGAATGTCTGGTTACCGTACCGCGATGGAACCGTTAGGCCAATGTGTATTGGATATTCTGATGGGCCTGCTAGTAATGATTAACTGGCACCTGTCATTCCTGTCATATGGTTTGATCTTCCTGATCTTAATTTACTTCTGGAAAGACTTTCCAACTAAATATGATAAGGATGTTACTGCAACCAAAGCCGTTAAGACCGGTAAAGCTAAAGCCCCTAAGTTATCCAAGAAGCATGTCTTTCATTTGGTTAGCTTAGTCTGTGGTCTATCATTCTTAATGATCTTCATGGTCATGGCCAACGTTTGTTGCTTTATCGAAGTTCCAAATTTAATTCATTTCTTACATATCGGTAACCCTGGTGAAGCCGGTTTGATCATCGGTCTAAACACCATCTTCGCAACGTTCGTTAACGCTAGTTTCGGTCATATCTATGGCTGGATCCACCGTTACACCGTTACTGCCGGTGTCATTATGATCGCCATTGGTACCATCCTAGAAGCTACTGCTAGTAACATCTGGATGTTAGCACTTGGTGCTATTTGTTCAGGAATGGCATTCCCAATGTTCGGTACTTATTCATACGCCTTAGTTGGTCGAGTTGTTCCAGTTAAGTACGAAACCTTTACGATTTCAATCTTAATCACTGGATCTAACTTAGGTTCATTCTTAGGACCTTTAGGTACCCACTACTTAGGAATCTTCATGAACCCAACCAACTCATTAGTTGGCATCATCCGTCATTCGTTCGTTGTCATGTTCATCATCAGTGTGATTACGGTAATCGTTATGACGACTTTCCAAGCCATCAGCAGTTACCACAAACATGCTAAGAAGATGCGTGCACAGCGAGCAAATGCTTAA
- a CDS encoding DUF262 domain-containing protein produces the protein MLFTDIITYSSAIKSPKILVAYQRPFEWDAKNGQRFAEDMLDVMSGKEKECFLGSMTLLRVPTNDIYLIDGGNREISGLALIALLRNRAINLENKHDRNNEGTKSAYKLVFTAKNNMNDLLYRGSRKQIPLSIPNGTDNESRRFIAYLKGMLIDDGHHHYAAFYNKGKKDSVYRLNSVHRVLSRIIGHKLQDMNYEEQAKYLYTAYHNLCNNVKVARILTTDRRQAQSIYESINSTGVQLAPQDLVKSYLAALLSEDSSEEMKTGMGKFTQMSAVFDDMDTIPYYLSIYCEAKLGMSTSNSSLVNRVDNNISTPSEAKQMIDETLILASTFKELQRPKSVKHLQMPDIAHQNMMLQDMGEHYFYNVILAMHYRKYSKQAIRSVFKVLLKISVQRSLKHNNRPHFNKVSSEIWSNAPSIQTIKAHAIKENRKIQGQLYSSKQMCMSYNEPLTKPGSLRFSTIAFIIANIYRYESNDFKTKDSIYNSLFRSKRNPSFMLMHLSETVDGGLLNSLGNDVLVEASLKPEQIKTLDHKLELLDKSKLKYNRQLYTYVKKALDQGHGITEVVRQRQHHVADDFAKIW, from the coding sequence ATGTTATTCACTGATATTATAACATATAGCAGTGCTATAAAATCACCAAAAATATTGGTAGCTTATCAACGTCCGTTTGAATGGGATGCCAAAAATGGTCAACGTTTTGCAGAAGATATGTTGGACGTAATGTCTGGCAAGGAAAAGGAATGCTTCTTAGGAAGTATGACGCTACTGAGAGTACCTACAAATGATATATATCTTATTGATGGTGGTAATCGTGAAATTTCAGGATTAGCTCTGATAGCGCTATTACGGAATCGTGCAATTAACTTAGAAAACAAACATGATCGTAATAATGAAGGAACTAAATCGGCATATAAGTTAGTTTTTACCGCTAAAAACAATATGAATGATTTATTGTATAGGGGTTCACGGAAGCAAATTCCTTTGTCAATTCCGAATGGTACTGATAATGAATCAAGACGATTTATAGCTTATTTAAAAGGGATGCTGATTGATGATGGCCATCATCATTATGCTGCTTTCTATAATAAGGGTAAAAAGGATAGTGTTTATCGTTTAAATAGTGTTCATCGAGTTCTTTCCAGAATCATCGGCCATAAATTACAAGATATGAATTATGAAGAACAGGCTAAATACTTATATACGGCTTATCATAATTTATGCAATAATGTTAAAGTTGCTAGAATCCTTACAACCGATCGGCGACAAGCTCAATCAATTTACGAGTCGATTAACAGTACTGGTGTTCAATTAGCTCCTCAAGATTTAGTTAAGAGTTATTTAGCAGCATTACTAAGTGAAGATAGTTCCGAAGAAATGAAGACCGGAATGGGTAAATTTACTCAAATGTCTGCGGTGTTTGATGATATGGATACAATCCCTTATTATTTAAGTATTTATTGTGAAGCTAAGCTTGGCATGTCGACATCGAATTCATCACTTGTAAATCGGGTTGATAATAATATTTCAACACCATCTGAAGCCAAACAAATGATTGATGAAACACTCATTTTAGCGTCGACATTTAAGGAACTTCAGAGACCAAAAAGTGTTAAGCATCTTCAAATGCCTGATATAGCTCATCAAAATATGATGCTCCAAGACATGGGTGAACATTATTTCTATAACGTAATTCTTGCTATGCACTATCGTAAATATAGCAAACAAGCAATTAGAAGTGTCTTTAAAGTCCTTTTAAAGATTTCAGTTCAAAGAAGTTTAAAGCACAATAATCGTCCTCACTTTAATAAGGTATCCAGTGAAATATGGTCAAATGCACCAAGTATTCAGACGATTAAAGCTCACGCTATAAAAGAAAATCGGAAAATCCAGGGACAATTGTATAGTTCTAAGCAAATGTGCATGAGTTATAATGAACCATTAACTAAACCGGGATCCTTACGATTTTCTACTATTGCATTTATTATTGCTAACATTTATCGTTACGAGAGTAATGATTTCAAGACAAAAGATTCAATTTACAATTCATTATTTAGGAGTAAACGAAACCCATCATTTATGTTAATGCATTTAAGTGAAACGGTTGATGGTGGTTTACTTAATTCGCTCGGTAATGATGTTTTAGTTGAAGCATCTCTAAAGCCAGAACAAATTAAGACGTTAGATCATAAATTAGAGTTACTAGATAAGTCTAAACTAAAATATAATCGTCAATTATATACTTATGTAAAGAAAGCCCTTGATCAAGGCCATGGTATTACTGAAGTGGTTAGGCAGCGTCAGCATCATGTCGCTGATGATTTTGCTAAGATTTGGTAA